In Methanothermobacter sp. K4, one genomic interval encodes:
- a CDS encoding DUF86 domain-containing protein — protein sequence MNETERIIERIKTMTSYVDFLQEHRVSERELLDDYILRSAIERNLQLAIESALDIGEMVISMEDLEKPETYRDVIEILEKHDILPSDFAERFSEAAGLRDILVHMYTDVDPSIIAEVLNKRLHDFEFYSESILRFLKDKYSDEFR from the coding sequence ATGAATGAAACTGAGAGAATAATTGAGCGGATAAAAACCATGACATCCTATGTTGATTTCCTCCAGGAGCACAGGGTATCAGAGAGGGAACTCCTGGATGATTATATCCTGCGATCCGCCATAGAAAGAAATCTCCAGCTTGCAATCGAATCAGCCCTTGATATTGGAGAGATGGTGATCTCAATGGAGGACCTTGAGAAGCCAGAAACCTACAGGGACGTTATAGAAATCCTTGAAAAACATGACATACTCCCCTCTGATTTTGCAGAAAGGTTCTCTGAAGCTGCGGGTCTTAGAGACATCCTCGTCCACATGTACACAGATGTTGACCCGTCAATCATAGCCGAGGTCCTCAATAAAAGACTTCATGACTTTGAATTCTATTCCGAATCCATTTTAAGGTTCCTTAAGGATAAATACTCCGATGAATTCAGATAA
- a CDS encoding nucleotidyltransferase domain-containing protein, protein MRELQKKLGNYFKDKDEVRLAYLFGSVADEKEGPLSDIDIGVLLDDKLDRTARARLKLRMISELTSILGSDRIDLVIMNDASPQLNYEIIKARKPLTENPALKVDFEQRILSDYLDRRYYDRRWLRNYLKRRRLKNE, encoded by the coding sequence ATGAGAGAACTCCAGAAAAAGCTTGGAAATTATTTTAAGGATAAGGATGAGGTCAGGCTGGCATACCTCTTTGGTTCGGTTGCAGATGAGAAAGAGGGGCCCCTCAGTGACATAGACATAGGGGTGCTGCTTGACGATAAACTTGACAGGACAGCAAGGGCGAGACTGAAACTCAGGATGATATCAGAACTCACATCCATTCTAGGCTCCGACAGGATAGACCTTGTGATAATGAACGACGCATCACCCCAACTGAACTACGAGATAATAAAGGCACGAAAACCACTCACTGAAAACCCTGCACTGAAGGTGGACTTCGAGCAGAGGATACTCTCAGATTACCTTGACAGGAGATACTACGACAGGAGATGGCTCAGGAATTACCTGAAAAGGAGAAGATTGAAAAATGAATGA
- a CDS encoding PAS domain S-box protein — protein sequence MFRILLVKDGDGAPDLEEKLRSKGFRVDVAKSLKDARKTEPDLVLIYTTPQRVGDWGPGNMGIPLMYLIDFEEEGNLVLTCPYGCIEKPVDDDDLKSCIDFVLKRIILEEERYRKLFEYIDSCVAVYEAVDDGGDFVIRDFNRAAERVEGVKREDILGRRVTDVFPGVDDFGLLEVLRRVYRTGRAEHFPLGFYTDERISGWRENFVYRLPSGEVVAVYRDLTERKKLEDELKEKERLYRSIFENTGSATTIVDEDTTILMVNREFERLSGYSREEIEGKKSWREFLADEDLKRMEGYHNLWMKDPELVPRSYNFRFRDRHGNVRYIRMTADPIPGTTMIVASLVDVTDIREAEEEILRSLREKEVLLREIHHRVKNNLQIISSLLNLQLSRLGDEEIRKMVRESQGRIKAMAMIHEHLYRSESMERVNFREYVEKLVGDIIISHGGSVRKNLEIEDMELDLDTAIPLGLIINELVTNSIKYAFPDGRGTITIGMRKADGSIELVVADDGVGLPEDTDPSSTDTLGLKLVSLLTKQLNGKMTLDVDGGTKFSIVFRNVDK from the coding sequence ATGTTCAGGATTCTTCTCGTGAAGGATGGAGATGGTGCCCCTGACTTAGAGGAAAAACTGAGGAGCAAGGGTTTCAGGGTGGATGTGGCCAAAAGTCTTAAAGATGCCAGGAAAACTGAGCCCGACCTGGTCCTCATATATACAACCCCCCAGAGGGTGGGTGATTGGGGTCCTGGAAACATGGGGATCCCCCTAATGTACCTCATAGACTTTGAAGAGGAAGGGAATCTTGTGTTAACCTGTCCATATGGCTGCATTGAGAAGCCTGTGGATGATGATGACCTTAAAAGCTGCATTGATTTTGTCCTGAAGAGGATCATCCTTGAGGAGGAGCGCTACAGGAAACTCTTCGAGTACATCGATAGCTGTGTGGCTGTCTATGAGGCGGTGGATGATGGTGGGGATTTCGTAATCAGGGATTTCAACCGTGCAGCTGAACGTGTTGAGGGTGTGAAGAGGGAGGATATACTGGGAAGGAGGGTGACTGATGTCTTTCCGGGAGTGGATGATTTCGGGCTTCTTGAGGTTCTAAGGAGAGTATACAGGACCGGGAGGGCAGAACACTTCCCCCTCGGCTTTTACACTGATGAAAGGATAAGTGGCTGGAGGGAGAACTTTGTATACCGTCTGCCATCAGGTGAGGTGGTGGCGGTTTACAGGGACCTGACAGAACGTAAGAAGCTTGAGGATGAGCTTAAGGAGAAGGAGCGTTTATACAGGAGCATATTCGAGAATACGGGTTCTGCGACAACCATAGTTGATGAGGACACCACCATATTGATGGTTAACAGGGAATTTGAGAGGCTCAGCGGCTACTCCAGGGAGGAAATAGAGGGTAAGAAGAGCTGGAGGGAATTTTTAGCTGATGAGGATCTCAAAAGAATGGAAGGCTATCACAATCTCTGGATGAAGGACCCTGAACTTGTACCGAGAAGTTATAATTTCAGGTTCCGTGACCGCCATGGTAATGTAAGGTACATAAGGATGACTGCGGATCCTATCCCCGGAACCACCATGATTGTGGCTTCACTCGTTGATGTCACGGATATCCGGGAGGCTGAAGAGGAGATCCTCAGGTCCCTCAGGGAGAAGGAGGTGCTTCTGCGGGAGATACACCACCGGGTCAAGAACAACCTTCAGATAATATCAAGCCTCCTGAACCTTCAGCTTTCAAGGTTAGGGGATGAAGAAATCAGGAAAATGGTCAGGGAGAGTCAGGGGCGGATAAAGGCCATGGCCATGATACATGAACACCTTTACCGGTCAGAGTCAATGGAGAGGGTCAATTTCAGGGAATACGTGGAGAAACTGGTTGGGGACATAATCATATCCCATGGGGGAAGTGTCAGGAAAAACCTTGAGATTGAGGACATGGAACTTGACCTGGACACTGCCATACCACTCGGGCTCATAATAAATGAACTTGTAACCAACAGCATCAAGTATGCATTCCCTGATGGACGGGGCACCATAACCATAGGAATGAGGAAGGCCGACGGTTCAATAGAACTGGTGGTGGCAGATGATGGGGTGGGTCTGCCGGAGGATACTGACCCCTCAAGTACCGATACACTTGGACTTAAACTTGTGAGTCTCCTCACCAAACAGCTGAACGGTAAGATGACACTGGATGTGGATGGTGGCACGAAGTTCAGTATTGTTTTCAGGAACGTGGATAAATAG
- a CDS encoding DUF169 domain-containing protein, with protein sequence MNHIELGEKLKELLKLEYEPVAIKWSVREPADIEREKGKSRFCEKLVKAMNGEVFYATRDEEECMGGARYTGLRDPSEFPANMRSGAFLVPMGVYRNIQAVQRSWRGNLNIEPGVFSSIIFAPLKLAEYEPDVIFILCNARQAMEVLHANAYDSGSHGLGADSGPICSSMAALPYLTGKVTYGFGDVGSRRCMGLGDDDVMVSIPGGDLQRIVSNLEEMRTKKLFRGDDET encoded by the coding sequence ATGAATCACATTGAACTGGGGGAGAAACTGAAGGAACTCTTAAAACTTGAATATGAACCTGTGGCCATAAAATGGTCCGTCAGGGAGCCAGCAGACATTGAAAGGGAGAAGGGTAAATCAAGGTTCTGTGAAAAACTCGTGAAGGCCATGAATGGGGAGGTCTTCTATGCGACCAGGGATGAGGAGGAGTGCATGGGGGGTGCTAGGTACACTGGTCTGAGGGATCCATCGGAGTTTCCTGCTAACATGCGAAGCGGCGCTTTCCTTGTGCCCATGGGGGTCTACAGGAACATACAGGCTGTGCAGCGCTCATGGAGGGGTAACCTGAACATTGAACCTGGGGTCTTCAGCTCCATTATCTTCGCCCCCCTTAAACTTGCTGAATATGAGCCAGACGTCATATTCATCCTCTGCAATGCCAGGCAGGCAATGGAGGTCCTCCATGCCAACGCCTATGACTCAGGTTCACATGGCCTCGGGGCCGACTCAGGACCCATATGCAGTTCAATGGCAGCACTCCCATACCTCACAGGGAAGGTGACCTATGGGTTCGGTGATGTGGGCTCAAGGAGGTGCATGGGCCTTGGGGATGATGATGTCATGGTGAGCATCCCTGGAGGTGACCTGCAGCGCATCGTCTCGAACCTTGAGGAGATGAGGACCAAAAAGCTATTCAGGGGTGATGATGAAACATAA